A stretch of the Cygnus olor isolate bCygOlo1 chromosome 25, bCygOlo1.pri.v2, whole genome shotgun sequence genome encodes the following:
- the IGFBP4 gene encoding insulin-like growth factor-binding protein 4, protein MRGGAARLPLPPAVLVPVLAAVLAAGAAPGAAPVQGQGGGGGEEAIQCPPCSEERLARCKAPQGCAELVREPGCGCCATCALGRGTACGVYTARCGAGLRCYPPRGVPRPLHTLMHGQGVCTDLADVEAIQESLQPPEKEEIDHPNNSFSPCSIHDRKCLQKQQAKRVNNGNKMRNSGSPYHREETRPIAQGSCQSELHRALERLAASQTRTHEDLYVIPIPNCDRNGNFHPKQCHPALDGQRGKCWCVDRKTGVKLPGFLELKGDLDCHQPADSM, encoded by the exons ATGCgcgggggcgcggcgcggcTGCCGCTGCCACCGGCGGTGCTGGTCCCGGTGCTGGCGGCGGTgctggcggcgggggcggccccgggagcgGCCCCCGTGCAGGGGcaaggggggggcgggggggaggaggcGATCCAGTGCCCGCCGTGCTCGGAGGAGCGGTTGGCTCGTTGCAAAGCTCCGCAGGGCTGCGCCGAGCTGGTGCGGGAGCCGGGCTGCGGGTGCTGCGCCACCTGCGCGCTCGGCCGCGGCACGGCGTGCGGGGTGTACACGgcgcgctgcggggccgggctgcgctGCTACCCCCCCCGCGGCGTGCCCCGGCCCCTGCACACCCTCATGCACGGCCAGGGCGTCTGCACCGACCTGGCCGACGTCGAAGCCATCCAGGAGAGCCTCCAGCCGCCAG agaaggaggagatCGACCACCCCAACAACAGCTTCAGCCCTTGCAGCATCCACGACCGCAAAtgcctgcagaagcagcaggcgAAGCGGGTCAACAACGGCAACAAGATGCGCAACAGCGGGAGCCCGTACCACCGCGAGGAGACGAGGCCCATA GCGCAGGGCTCGTGCCAGAGTGAGCTGCACCGGGCGCTGGAGAGGCTGGCGGCCTCGCAGACGCGGACGCACGAGGACCTGTACGTCATCCCCATCCCCAACTGCGACCGCAACGGCAACTTCCACCCCAAGCAG TGTCACCCGGCGCTGGACGGGCAGCGGGGGAAGTGCTGGTGCGTGGACCGCAAGACGGGGGTGAAGCTGCCGGGCTTCCTGGAGCTGAAGGGGGACTTGGACTGTCACCAGCCGGCGGACAGCATGTGA